One Megachile rotundata isolate GNS110a chromosome 5, iyMegRotu1, whole genome shotgun sequence genomic region harbors:
- the LOC105663313 gene encoding uncharacterized protein LOC105663313, protein MSWQEVSTAIIILLISQMKRGLLKTIARIVISAAVTMKGQEPQIKDVLILNERIFRICDAWPLNNSYKKFVIYMTYLSAHIVMMYMDLYDVMGDLQLMVENILDNAVVTTTYFMLFLLRFSKLIKTVVTMVKRELAEDDFRNNDERQLYLSYNIISSGFGKYVVKTTIFTVGMLYVTPMLKILKSGSGGNTSNVYEMPVRFRSFVNYQENLRNYILMYVYQLPVMGTGVFHISTISLLLNLVLHVCGKFSILSYRIQNIAEDSQDSFQGKVRELVERHIELITAANTINSALQSILALELLQTSIRLAVVLYTILMLRYNQLRVQSIKVNDAYYNANWLKLSTRNQKLLLYCMCNGRRTLSLTAGKFYSFSLFGFISIMKTSFGFVSLLRAVE, encoded by the exons ATGTCTTGGCAAGAAGTTTCAACGGCCATTATCATTTTATTGATTTCGCAAATGAAACGCGGCCTATTGAAAACGATTGCGAGGATAGTGATTTCAGCGGCGGTCACGATGAAG GGACAAGAGCCCCAAATAAAAGACGTGTTAATCCTCAACGAACGCATCTTTCGAATATGCGACGCCTGGCCATTGAACAATTCCTACAAGAAATTCGTGATCTACATGACGTACCTCTCCGCCCACATAGTGATGATGTACATGGACCTGTACGATGTAATGGGCGACCTGCAACTCATGGTGGAGAACATACTAGACAATGCCGTAGTTACGACAACATATTTTATGCTGTTTCTATTACGATTCAGTAAATTGATCAAGACCGTTGTGACTATGGTGAAACGAGAGCTCGCGGAGGATGACTTTCGAAATAATGATGAAAGACAACTGTACCTGTCTTATAATATCATCTCGAGTGGTTTTGGGAAATATGTGGTGAAGACGACGATTTTTACTGTGGGGATGTTGTATGTTACGCCtatgttgaaaatattgaagTCGGGCTCAG GAGGTAATACTTCAAATGTTTACGAAATGCCAGTTCGATTTCGATCTTTCGTCAATTACCAAGAAAATTTACGAAACTACATCCTGATGTACGTGTACCAATTGCCCGTGATGGGTACAGGGGTATTTCATATAAGTACTATAAGTCTGCTACTTAACTTGGTATTGCACGTGTGTGGTAAATTTTCGATTTTGTCGTACCGTATACAAAACATAGCAGAGGACTCTCAAGATTCTTTCCAAGGAAAAGTTAGGGAGTTAGTGGAAAGACACATTGAACTAATAAC GGCAGCAAATACTATCAATTCCGCACTTCAATCTATTCTCGCGCTGGAACTTCTGCAGACAAGTATCAGACTGGCTGTAGTGTTATACACGATACTTATGCTACGT tataatcaacTTCGTGTTCAGTCCATAAAAGTAAACGACGCGTACTACAACGCTAACTGGCTGAAACTGTCGACTCGCAACCAGAAATTGCTACTATATTGCATGTGTAATGGGCGTAGAACACTGAGTCTTACTGCAGGAAAATTTTACTCGTTCTCACTGTTCGGTTTTATCAGT ATTATGAAAACTTCCTTTGGATTTGTTTCTTTGTTGCGAGCCGTTGAGTGA